A region from the Bradyrhizobium erythrophlei genome encodes:
- a CDS encoding IS630 family transposase (programmed frameshift), giving the protein MGAAVSITRLDLTASALRKAASGEKDSAAARRILALALVLDGSDRKTAAETCGMDRQTLRDWVHRYNAAGLAGLRNLKSPGPGSKLTVRQQAELAELVEAGPDPAVHGVVRWRRVDLRDELQRRFGVTLHERSVGKVLAKLGYRKLSVRPRHPQADEEAQQTFKKNFAATVRAQIPEHAKDKPIEIWFQDEARIGQQGTLTRVWAKRGTRPRAPHDQRYDWAYLFGAACPQRRVAAGLVMPAANAEAMSLHLTAICRKVAAGSHAALVLDGAGYHIAAALTIPENVTLVRLPPYAPELNPIENVWEYLRGNKLAITVFDDYDDIVDKTCDAWNFFEHDPKRIASITTRTWATVNN; this is encoded by the exons ATGGGAGCGGCGGTATCGATCACCCGACTTGATCTGACGGCTTCGGCGCTTCGCAAGGCGGCGAGCGGAGAGAAGGATAGCGCCGCGGCGCGTCGGATACTCGCGCTTGCGCTGGTGCTCGATGGCTCGGACCGCAAAACGGCGGCCGAAACCTGCGGCATGGACCGTCAGACCTTGCGGGACTGGGTGCACCGTTACAACGCCGCGGGACTGGCCGGGCTTCGCAATCTCAAATCGCCAGGTCCCGGATCAAAACTCACGGTGCGGCAGCAGGCCGAATTGGCCGAGCTTGTCGAGGCCGGCCCCGACCCCGCGGTGCACGGGGTAGTGCGTTGGCGGCGGGTCGATCTGCGCGACGAATTGCAGCGGCGCTTCGGTGTCACGCTCCACGAGCGTTCGGTCGGGAAGGTTCTAGCCAAGCTCGGCTACCGCAAACTGTCGGTAAGGCCCCGCCACCCGCAGGCTGACGAAGAAGCCCAGCAGACGTTTA AAAAAAACTTCGCCGCGACCGTCAGGGCGCAAATTCCCGAGCACGCCAAAGACAAGCCGATCGAAATCTGGTTCCAAGATGAGGCCCGGATCGGCCAGCAGGGCACGCTGACCCGCGTCTGGGCCAAGCGTGGAACGAGGCCCCGCGCACCGCACGACCAGCGCTACGACTGGGCCTACCTGTTCGGCGCGGCCTGTCCGCAGCGTCGCGTCGCAGCAGGTCTGGTCATGCCGGCGGCGAACGCCGAGGCCATGTCGCTGCATCTCACAGCGATCTGCCGCAAGGTGGCGGCAGGTAGCCACGCCGCTCTTGTCCTCGATGGCGCCGGCTATCACATTGCTGCCGCGCTCACGATCCCCGAAAACGTCACCCTGGTGCGTCTGCCACCCTACGCGCCTGAACTCAATCCGATCGAAAACGTCTGGGAATATCTGCGCGGCAACAAACTCGCGATCACCGTCTTCGACGACTACGACGACATCGTTGATAAAACCTGCGACGCATGGAACTTCTTTGAACACGATCCAAAGCGCATCGCCTCAATCACCACACGAACATGGGCAACAGTCAATAATTAG
- a CDS encoding glycerophosphodiester phosphodiesterase, protein MAFDIEAHRGGRALRPENTLASFANALSMGVDTLELDIGVTADGALVVSHERGLNPDLARDAAGSYVAPPGIPFIRLPLAEVKKYDVGQLHPGSTYAAQFPDQLSVPGTPIPTLSEVFALVRKSGNASVRLNIETKIDPNHPDESPDPQRFVTLLLDLVGREKFEDRIMVQSFDWRTLLLVQQRAPAIPTVYLTLQKGKSATVSLDKASEWTAGFNPADHGGSLPRTIADAGGAIWSPYFGDVTPALVAESHALGLKVVVWTVNKEDDIIRLIDMGVDGIISDRPDLLREVAGKKGIALPQGFPVTP, encoded by the coding sequence ATGGCCTTCGACATCGAAGCCCATCGCGGCGGGCGCGCGCTGCGTCCGGAGAATACGCTGGCGTCGTTCGCCAACGCGCTGTCGATGGGGGTGGACACGCTGGAGCTCGACATCGGCGTCACCGCGGACGGCGCGCTTGTCGTCTCCCACGAGCGCGGCCTCAATCCGGACCTCGCGCGCGATGCCGCGGGCAGCTACGTCGCTCCACCCGGCATTCCCTTCATCCGCCTGCCGCTTGCCGAGGTGAAAAAATACGACGTCGGCCAGCTCCATCCCGGCAGCACCTATGCCGCGCAATTTCCCGACCAGCTGAGCGTGCCGGGCACGCCGATCCCGACCTTGAGCGAGGTGTTTGCGCTGGTGCGCAAATCCGGCAACGCCAGCGTGCGGCTCAACATCGAGACCAAGATCGATCCCAACCATCCGGACGAATCCCCTGATCCCCAGCGTTTTGTCACCCTGCTGCTCGATCTCGTCGGACGCGAGAAATTCGAGGACCGGATCATGGTGCAGTCGTTCGACTGGCGCACCCTGCTTCTCGTGCAGCAGCGCGCGCCGGCGATACCCACGGTCTATCTCACCCTGCAGAAGGGCAAGTCGGCGACGGTGTCGCTGGACAAGGCCAGTGAATGGACCGCCGGCTTCAATCCCGCCGACCACGGCGGCTCGCTGCCGCGCACCATCGCCGATGCCGGCGGCGCGATCTGGTCGCCCTATTTCGGCGACGTCACGCCGGCGCTGGTCGCGGAGTCCCACGCCCTCGGGCTCAAGGTGGTGGTGTGGACCGTCAACAAGGAGGACGACATCATCCGCCTGATTGATATGGGCGTCGACGGCATCATCTCCGACCGCCCGGATCTCCTGCGTGAGGTCGCGGGCAAGAAAGGCATCGCCCTGCCGCAGGGATTTCCGGTGACGCCGTGA
- the aroQ gene encoding type II 3-dehydroquinate dehydratase — protein MKRLMILNGPNLNLLGVREPHIYGTTTLAQIRESCEQHAKKLSLELSFHQSNHEGEIVDWIQSARQTADAIIINPAGYSFTSIAILDAIKAFEGLVVEVHISNIHARDEHHRHSKISSAATGVIAGLGPYGYIAAMDAVAQMKKG, from the coding sequence ATGAAACGACTGATGATCCTGAACGGCCCCAACCTCAATTTGCTGGGGGTGCGCGAGCCGCATATCTACGGCACCACGACGCTGGCGCAAATTCGGGAAAGCTGCGAGCAGCACGCCAAAAAGCTTTCGCTCGAGCTGTCGTTCCACCAGTCGAACCACGAGGGCGAGATCGTCGACTGGATCCAGTCGGCGCGGCAGACGGCGGATGCCATCATCATCAACCCGGCCGGCTATTCCTTCACCTCGATCGCCATCCTCGACGCGATCAAGGCGTTCGAGGGCCTGGTGGTGGAAGTCCACATCTCCAACATCCACGCCCGCGACGAACACCACCGCCATTCGAAGATTTCCTCGGCGGCGACCGGCGTGATCGCGGGCCTCGGGCCGTACGGCTATATCGCGGCGATGGATGCGGTGGCGCAGATGAAGAAGGGGTGA
- a CDS encoding LLM class flavin-dependent oxidoreductase, whose amino-acid sequence MEVGYFTMPSHPPECGLKEGHDWDLQTIRWLDELGYQEVWIGEHHTAPWEPHPAPDLLLAQAFLQTKNIRLGPGGFLLPYHHPAELANRVAMLDHLSGGRLNFGVAASGLPSDWAMFNVDGMSGQNRDMTREALEIILKMWTDDAPWTYKGKFWTVSKPDTMFDFLKPHLKPKQAPHPPIGVAGLSKGSDTLKLAGERGFIPMSLNLNPAYVGSHWESVEAGAARTGRKPNRRDWRLVREVFVADTDEEAWKLSAGDMMGRMMGEYFLPLLGHFGFKDYLKHAPDVPDSDVTVDYCARRNWVVGSPATVAEKIETIWREVGGFGTLLVFGFDYKHKPEAWHHSLTLLQNEVMPRLKHLDAGMVKAA is encoded by the coding sequence ATGGAAGTCGGATATTTCACCATGCCCTCGCATCCGCCGGAGTGCGGGCTGAAGGAGGGCCATGACTGGGACCTGCAGACGATCCGCTGGCTCGACGAGCTCGGCTACCAGGAGGTCTGGATCGGCGAGCACCACACCGCGCCCTGGGAGCCGCATCCGGCGCCCGACCTGTTGCTGGCGCAGGCGTTCCTGCAGACGAAAAATATCCGCCTCGGCCCCGGCGGTTTCCTGCTGCCCTATCACCACCCGGCTGAACTGGCCAACCGCGTCGCGATGCTCGATCATCTCTCGGGCGGCCGGCTCAATTTCGGCGTCGCGGCATCGGGCCTGCCGAGCGACTGGGCGATGTTCAATGTCGACGGCATGTCCGGGCAGAACCGCGACATGACCCGCGAGGCGCTGGAGATCATCCTGAAGATGTGGACCGACGACGCGCCGTGGACCTACAAGGGCAAGTTCTGGACGGTGTCCAAGCCCGACACCATGTTCGATTTCCTCAAGCCCCACCTCAAGCCGAAGCAGGCGCCGCATCCGCCGATCGGGGTGGCCGGCCTCTCCAAGGGCAGCGACACGCTCAAGCTTGCGGGCGAGCGCGGCTTCATTCCGATGAGCCTCAATCTCAACCCGGCCTATGTCGGCAGCCACTGGGAATCGGTCGAGGCGGGTGCGGCCCGCACCGGGCGCAAGCCGAACCGCAGGGACTGGCGGCTGGTGCGCGAGGTGTTCGTCGCCGACACCGACGAGGAAGCCTGGAAGCTGTCCGCCGGCGACATGATGGGCCGGATGATGGGCGAATATTTTTTGCCTTTGCTCGGCCATTTCGGCTTCAAGGACTATCTCAAGCACGCCCCCGACGTGCCCGATAGCGACGTCACCGTCGATTATTGCGCCAGGCGCAACTGGGTCGTCGGCTCGCCCGCCACCGTCGCCGAGAAGATCGAGACCATCTGGCGCGAGGTCGGCGGCTTCGGCACGCTGCTGGTGTTCGGCTTCGACTACAAGCACAAGCCCGAAGCCTGGCATCATTCGCTGACGCTCTTGCAGAACGAAGTGATGCCGCGGCTGAAGCATCTCGACGCCGGGATGGTCAAGGCGGCGTGA
- a CDS encoding NADH:flavin oxidoreductase/NADH oxidase, producing the protein MSALFSPIKLRGLALKNRIMVAPMCQYSADDGAANDWHFTHINTLALSGAAMFCIEATHVEAIGRITPGCLGLWDDATEAALKPILASVRKHSHTAVAMQLAHAGRKGSSHRPWEGGQLIPLAEGGWQTVAPSAVPHKEGEAAPLALDTAGLARIRDAFVSTAKRAERLGIDALELHGAHGYLLHQFLSPISNKRTDQYGGSLENRMRYPLEVFDAVRAVFPSEKPVGVKVSATDWVEGGWDLPQTIEFARELKKRGVDWIDASSGGVSPLQKIPLSPGYQVPFAQGIKEATSVTTMAVGLITEAKQAEEIVASGKADMVALARGMLYDPRWGWHAAAELGGQVEAPPQYWRSQPSTQKALFGATTFGAR; encoded by the coding sequence ATGAGCGCCCTGTTTTCTCCGATCAAACTGCGCGGCCTTGCGCTCAAAAACCGCATCATGGTGGCGCCGATGTGCCAGTATTCGGCCGACGACGGTGCTGCCAATGACTGGCATTTCACCCATATCAACACGCTGGCGCTGTCGGGGGCGGCGATGTTCTGCATCGAGGCCACCCATGTGGAAGCGATCGGCCGCATCACGCCGGGCTGCCTCGGCCTGTGGGACGACGCCACGGAAGCGGCGCTGAAACCGATCTTGGCCTCGGTGCGCAAGCATTCGCACACGGCGGTGGCGATGCAGCTCGCGCATGCCGGCCGCAAGGGCTCCAGCCACAGGCCCTGGGAAGGCGGGCAGCTGATCCCGCTCGCCGAAGGCGGCTGGCAGACGGTGGCACCGTCCGCTGTGCCGCATAAGGAGGGCGAGGCGGCGCCGCTCGCGCTCGATACGGCGGGCCTTGCGCGCATCCGCGACGCCTTTGTCTCGACGGCCAAGCGCGCCGAGCGGCTCGGCATCGACGCGCTCGAACTGCATGGCGCGCACGGCTATCTGCTGCACCAGTTCCTGTCGCCGATTTCCAACAAGCGCACCGACCAATATGGCGGCTCGCTTGAGAACCGCATGCGCTATCCGCTGGAAGTGTTCGACGCCGTGCGCGCGGTGTTTCCTTCCGAGAAGCCAGTTGGCGTCAAGGTCTCGGCGACCGACTGGGTCGAGGGCGGCTGGGATCTTCCGCAGACCATCGAATTCGCTAGGGAATTGAAGAAGCGCGGCGTCGACTGGATCGATGCGTCCTCCGGCGGCGTGTCGCCGTTGCAGAAGATCCCGCTGTCGCCCGGCTATCAGGTGCCGTTCGCGCAAGGCATCAAGGAAGCAACCTCCGTCACCACCATGGCGGTCGGCCTGATCACGGAAGCAAAACAGGCCGAGGAGATCGTCGCCTCCGGCAAGGCCGACATGGTCGCGCTCGCCCGCGGCATGCTCTACGATCCGCGCTGGGGCTGGCACGCCGCCGCCGAACTCGGTGGCCAGGTCGAGGCGCCCCCGCAATACTGGCGCTCGCAGCCCTCGACGCAAAAGGCGCTGTTCGGCGCGACCACGTTCGGCGCGAGGTAG
- a CDS encoding esterase-like activity of phytase family protein — MRTAPSRRRFLTSTAAGLSSLALPAIARAQLATQPSPKPVGADKYSVAAPVSIEVNARPVASFDTRDHARVRFGNLEYRSGLALTSAFRGFGGLSGLRLDAKGERFISFSDKGSWFTGRIVYRGREMIGLDDVEAAPMLGPDGRPITARGWFDSESIALDGSYVYIGLERVNQVLRFDFSKGFTRSRAEVVTMPAAVKKLPFNQGLEALVMVPKGMALAGTLIALSERGLDAQGNLIAFLVGGPSPGQFSVRRSNDFDISDAVLLPSGDLLVLERKFSLLEGLGIRIRRIALATVTPGAVVDGPSVFEADFGQEIDNMEGIDAHVTPEGDTVLTMVSDDNFSLIQRTLLLQFTLLE; from the coding sequence ATGCGGACAGCCCCCAGCCGCCGCCGCTTCCTGACATCGACGGCGGCGGGGCTTTCCAGCCTGGCACTGCCCGCCATCGCGCGGGCGCAACTCGCGACGCAGCCGTCGCCGAAACCGGTCGGCGCGGACAAATATTCCGTTGCGGCGCCGGTCTCGATCGAGGTCAATGCCAGGCCGGTGGCGTCATTCGACACACGCGATCATGCGCGCGTGCGCTTCGGCAATCTCGAATATCGCAGCGGGCTGGCGCTGACCTCGGCGTTTCGCGGCTTCGGCGGGCTGTCGGGATTGCGGCTGGACGCCAAGGGCGAGCGCTTCATCTCCTTCAGCGACAAGGGCAGCTGGTTCACCGGCCGCATCGTCTATCGGGGCCGCGAGATGATCGGGCTCGACGACGTCGAGGCCGCGCCGATGCTGGGACCCGACGGTCGCCCGATCACCGCGCGGGGCTGGTTCGATTCGGAATCGATCGCGCTCGACGGCTCCTATGTCTATATCGGGCTCGAACGCGTCAACCAGGTGCTGCGCTTCGATTTCAGCAAGGGGTTTACGCGCTCGCGGGCTGAGGTGGTGACGATGCCGGCGGCGGTGAAGAAGCTGCCCTTCAACCAGGGGCTGGAGGCGCTGGTCATGGTGCCGAAGGGCATGGCGCTGGCGGGCACGCTGATCGCGCTGTCCGAGCGCGGCCTCGACGCGCAAGGCAATCTGATCGCATTCCTGGTCGGCGGGCCGTCGCCGGGGCAATTCAGCGTTCGACGCAGCAACGATTTCGACATCAGCGATGCGGTGCTGCTGCCTTCGGGCGATCTTTTGGTGCTGGAGCGGAAATTTTCCTTGCTCGAAGGCCTCGGCATCCGCATCCGCCGCATCGCGCTTGCCACGGTAACGCCTGGCGCCGTGGTCGACGGGCCCTCGGTCTTCGAGGCCGATTTCGGCCAGGAAATCGACAACATGGAAGGCATCGACGCCCACGTCACGCCGGAGGGCGACACCGTGCTGACCATGGTCTCCGACGATAATTTCTCGCTGATCCAGCGCACCTTGCTGCTGCAGTTCACGCTGCTGGAGTGA